Proteins from one Bactrocera neohumeralis isolate Rockhampton chromosome 3, APGP_CSIRO_Bneo_wtdbg2-racon-allhic-juicebox.fasta_v2, whole genome shotgun sequence genomic window:
- the LOC126754094 gene encoding protein escargot: MHTVEDMLGEKNYSKCPLKKRPINYQFEEDNSTDIVDAKMSAATLGADDLTDQPENLSLKKRAYDMDEFVSHSSATAERNTHDELINVSDSCEDEGVDVDHTDDDASMDMLDEDDEEEIIDCVEIEEQTDATTNTTQAAALAAAAAVAAAAVVVPKPTYAKYGLQPWNFHMSPYTAEFYRTINHPHLAQQISPLRGDLLSPSSPSADSLGSLSPPPHYLHGRANSVSPPVRSEIIHRPIGVRQLPQSPTQHTHRFMPYPLPAAYHAPHTPHQTPAYPPALSYHHHPHAPISPTYSESSYYSMRSMTPEPHCSSLPEDLSLKHSALQKTPQKPTMNGEKRDLCASQSSSAPSTPTTKKDKSAPPRYQCPDCQKSYSTFSGLTKHQQFHCPAAEGNQVKKSFSCKDCDKTYVSLGALKMHIRTHTLPCKCNICGKAFSRPWLLQGHIRTHTGEKPFSCQHCHRAFADRSNLRAHLQTHSDIKKYSCGNCSKTFSRMSLLTKHSEGGCPGVNSSSGSSCASAVASDSVASAHELHNYPVYVEH; this comes from the coding sequence ATGCATACAGTCGAAGACATGTTGGGCGAGAAAAACTACAGTAAATGTCCTTTGAAGAAACGTCCCATCAACTATCAGTTCGAAGAGGACAACTCCACAGATATTGTGGATGCAAAAATGTCTGCAGCCACACTCGGCGCCGACGATCTCACAGATCAACCCGAAAATTTGAGTCTCAAAAAACGCGCCTACGACATGGACGAGTTTGTATCCCACAGCAGTGCCACAGCCGAGCGCAACACACACGACGAGCTAATTAATGTCAGCGATAGCTGTGAGGATGAGGGCGTCGATGTTGATCATACCGACGACGATGCGTCCATGGACATGTTGGACGAGGATGATGAGGAAGAAATCATTGATTGTGTTGAAATTGAAGAACAAACTGATGCGACCACAAATACCACACAAGCCGCTGCATTGGCAGCCGCTGcagctgttgctgctgccgccgtTGTTGTGCCTAAACCCACATATGCCAAGTATGGCTTGCAGCCATGGAATTTCCACATGTCGCCATACACCGCTGAGTTCTACCGCACAATCAATCACCCGCACTTGGCGCAACAGATCTCACCGCTACGTGGTGATCTGCTATCGCCCAGTTCACCTTCAGCCGATTCGCTGGGTTCGCTATCGCCACCACCACATTACCTGCATGGACGCGCCAATTCCGTTTCGCCACCAGTGCGCTCCGAAATCATACATCGGCCGATTGGTGTGCGCCAGCTGCCACAATCACCCACACAGCACACGCATCGCTTCATGCCCTATCCGCTGCCGGCTGCCTATCATGCGCCGCACACACCGCATCAAACGCCCGCATATCCTCCCGCGCTCAGCTATCATCATCATCCACATGCGCCCATATCGCCCACCTACTCCGAATCCTCGTACTACTCCATGCGCTCCATGACACCCGAACCGCACTGCTCCTCGCTGCCTGAGGATTTGTCGCTCAAGCACAGCGCGCTACAGAAGACGCCACAAAAGCCTACGATGAATGGTGAAAAGCGTGACTTGTGCGCCAGCCAAAGTAGCTCTGCGCCCAGCACGCCCACCACAAAGAAGGATAAGTCTGCGCCGCCGCGCTATCAGTGTCCCGATTGTCAAAAGTCCTACTCCACCTTCTCCGGTCTCACCAAGCACCAGCAATTCCATTGTCCCGCCGCCGAGGGCAATCAAGTGAAGAAATCCTTCAGCTGCAAGGACTGCGACAAGACTTACGTCTCGCTGGGCGCGCTCAAAatgcacatacgcacacacacgctcCCCTGCAAGTGCAACATCTGCGGCAAGGCATTCTCACGTCCCTGGCTACTACAGGgtcacatacgcacacacaccgGCGAGAAGCCCTTCAGCTGCCAGCATTGTCATCGCGCCTTTGCCGATCGCTCGAATCTGCGCGCTCACCTGCAGACACACTCCGACATCAAGAAGTACTCCTGTGGCAATTGCTCGAAGACCTTCTCACGCATGTCGTTGCTGACGAAACACTCGGAAGGCGGCTGTCCGGGCGTCAACAGCAGTAGCGGCAGCAGTTGTGCCAGCGCGGTGGCCTCCGATTCGGTCGCATCGGCGCATGAGCTGCACAATTATCCAGTGTACGTCGAGCACTAA